A single region of the Pseudomonas solani genome encodes:
- a CDS encoding RtcB family protein: MEKHYNLLEVANGKPIKLWTQGVPVEDDARKQLMNTAQMPFIFKHLAVMPDVHLGKGSTIGSVIPTVGAIIPAAVGVDIGCGMIAARTSLTASDLPDNLAGLRSAIERAVPHGRSVSRGGRDKGAWEDVPELADHAWSALAGRFKVITDKYPRLEKTNNRKHLGTLGTGNHFIEVCLDEAQRVWFMLHSGSRGVGNAIGNLFIELAQADMRQHIANLPDRDLAYFEEGSEHFDDYVEAVSWAQDFAKQNRAMMMHAVIAAARQVITKPFEANLEAVNCHHNYVQKEQHFGQEVLVTRKGAVSAQKGQLGIIPGSMGARSFIVRGLGNEEAFCSCSHGAGRTMSRTKAKKLFTVEDQIRATAHVECRKDEDVIDEIPMAYKDIDAVMHAQRELVEVVHTLRQVVCVKG; the protein is encoded by the coding sequence ATGGAAAAGCACTACAACCTGCTGGAAGTCGCCAACGGCAAACCGATCAAGCTCTGGACCCAGGGCGTACCGGTGGAGGACGACGCGCGCAAGCAGCTGATGAACACCGCGCAGATGCCCTTCATCTTCAAGCACCTGGCCGTGATGCCGGACGTGCACCTGGGTAAGGGGTCGACCATCGGCAGCGTGATCCCCACCGTCGGCGCCATCATCCCGGCCGCCGTGGGCGTGGACATCGGTTGCGGAATGATCGCCGCGCGCACCTCGCTGACCGCCTCCGACCTGCCGGATAACCTGGCCGGCCTGCGAAGCGCCATCGAAAGAGCCGTGCCCCACGGGCGTAGCGTTTCCCGCGGTGGCCGAGACAAAGGCGCCTGGGAAGACGTGCCGGAGCTGGCGGACCACGCCTGGTCGGCCCTGGCCGGGCGCTTCAAGGTGATCACCGATAAGTACCCGCGCCTGGAGAAGACCAACAACCGCAAGCACCTGGGAACCCTGGGAACCGGTAACCACTTCATCGAGGTCTGCCTGGACGAAGCACAGCGCGTCTGGTTCATGCTCCACAGCGGATCGCGCGGCGTAGGTAACGCCATCGGCAACCTGTTCATCGAACTGGCCCAGGCCGATATGCGCCAGCACATCGCCAACCTGCCGGACCGCGACCTGGCCTACTTCGAAGAAGGCAGCGAGCACTTCGACGACTACGTGGAAGCCGTGAGCTGGGCCCAGGACTTCGCCAAGCAGAACCGAGCGATGATGATGCATGCCGTGATCGCTGCAGCACGCCAGGTGATCACCAAGCCCTTCGAGGCCAACCTGGAGGCAGTGAACTGCCACCACAACTACGTGCAGAAGGAGCAGCACTTCGGCCAGGAGGTCCTGGTAACCCGCAAAGGTGCGGTATCGGCGCAGAAGGGCCAGCTGGGGATCATCCCGGGCTCCATGGGCGCGCGCAGCTTCATCGTGCGCGGCCTGGGTAACGAGGAGGCGTTTTGCTCCTGCAGCCACGGTGCCGGTCGCACCATGAGCCGTACCAAGGCGAAGAAACTGTTCACCGTGGAAGACCAGATCCGCGCCACCGCCCATGTGGAATGCCGCAAGGACGAAGACGTGATCGACGAAATCCCCATGGCCTACAAGGATATCGACGCCGTGATGCATGCCCAGCGCGAGCTGGTGGAAGTGGTGCATACCCTGCGCCAGGTGGTGTGCGTAAAAGGTTGA
- a CDS encoding TROVE domain-containing protein: protein MANTALFNTQAAGLPQVDALNHSQAGAYALQPKHKLAQLAMTGCLNQTFYADAPEQLAEVLALVAQLDAAFVAKTAVYARRAGHMKDMPALLVAALAAQRSSLLPAVFGQVVDNGKMLRNVVQILRSGVTGRKSLGSQPKRLVQEWLNTASERQLLQTAIGNQPSLADVLKMVHPKPSEAWREAFFAWVLGKPADADALPPLTRALLAYRSGASDELPDVPFQLLGDRQLSAEQWLVQAQRMGWQALRMNLNTLARHGVFQLRGAAYTVAARLADREAVAKARVYPYQLLTAYKMAGSEVPEPVREALQDALEMSLANVPALRGNVVVCPDVSGSMQSPATGYRPGATSTVRCIDVAALMAAAVLRKQPMARVMPFENHVVNVRLNPRDSVMSNAQKLASIGGGGTNCSAPLAQLVKEKAKVDTLILVSDNESWIDAKRRGATETMLQWQQLKRLNPKAKMVCIDIQPYGTTQAQERADILNVGGFGDAVFDVVAQFASGEYGARHWVELIEATEL from the coding sequence ATGGCCAACACCGCACTCTTCAACACCCAGGCAGCAGGCCTGCCGCAGGTGGATGCACTGAACCACAGCCAGGCCGGCGCCTACGCCCTGCAGCCGAAGCACAAGCTGGCGCAACTGGCGATGACCGGTTGCCTGAACCAGACCTTCTACGCCGACGCTCCCGAGCAACTGGCCGAGGTCCTGGCCCTGGTGGCTCAACTGGACGCGGCCTTCGTGGCCAAGACCGCCGTGTACGCCCGTCGTGCCGGCCACATGAAGGACATGCCGGCCCTGCTGGTGGCCGCTCTGGCGGCGCAACGCTCCTCCCTGCTGCCGGCAGTTTTCGGCCAGGTGGTGGATAACGGCAAGATGCTGCGCAACGTCGTGCAGATCCTGCGCAGCGGTGTGACCGGCCGTAAATCGCTCGGTTCACAACCCAAGCGACTGGTACAGGAGTGGCTGAACACCGCCAGCGAGCGACAACTGCTGCAAACCGCGATCGGCAACCAACCGTCCCTGGCGGACGTGCTGAAGATGGTTCACCCGAAACCGAGCGAAGCCTGGCGTGAAGCCTTCTTCGCCTGGGTACTCGGCAAGCCGGCGGACGCCGACGCGCTGCCGCCGCTGACCCGCGCCCTGCTGGCTTACCGCAGCGGCGCCAGCGACGAGCTGCCGGACGTGCCCTTCCAATTGCTGGGTGACCGTCAGCTGAGCGCTGAACAGTGGCTGGTACAGGCACAGCGAATGGGCTGGCAGGCACTGCGGATGAACCTCAACACCCTGGCACGCCACGGTGTGTTCCAGTTGCGCGGCGCGGCCTACACGGTTGCCGCGCGGCTGGCGGACCGGGAAGCGGTGGCCAAGGCACGGGTCTACCCGTACCAGTTGCTGACTGCCTACAAGATGGCCGGCAGCGAAGTACCGGAGCCGGTGCGCGAGGCGCTGCAGGACGCGCTGGAAATGTCGCTGGCCAATGTGCCGGCGCTGCGGGGCAACGTGGTGGTGTGCCCGGACGTGTCCGGCTCCATGCAGAGCCCGGCCACCGGCTACCGCCCGGGCGCCACCAGCACCGTGCGCTGCATCGACGTGGCGGCGCTGATGGCCGCAGCGGTACTGCGCAAGCAGCCGATGGCGCGAGTGATGCCGTTCGAGAACCACGTGGTGAACGTGCGACTCAACCCGCGTGACAGCGTGATGAGCAACGCGCAGAAGCTGGCCTCGATCGGCGGCGGTGGTACCAACTGCTCGGCACCGCTGGCGCAGCTGGTGAAGGAGAAGGCCAAGGTGGATACGCTGATCCTGGTTTCCGACAACGAATCCTGGATCGACGCCAAGCGTCGCGGCGCCACCGAAACCATGCTCCAGTGGCAGCAGCTGAAGCGGCTGAACCCGAAGGCGAAGATGGTCTGCATCGACATCCAGCCCTACGGCACCACCCAGGCGCAGGAGAGGGCTGACATCCTCAACGTCGGCGGTTTCGGCGATGCGGTATTCGATGTGGTCGCCCAGTTCGCCAGCGGCGAATACGGCGCGCGGCACTGGGTCGAGCTGATCGAGGCGACCGAGCTGTAG
- a CDS encoding YiiX family permuted papain-like enzyme has product MRFSLFLVFSLFAGLAQAVPLPEVHEGDIIFHQSRSAQSLAVQQATHSRYSHMGLVLARNGTLQVFEAGAKVQYVPLQHWIARGEGGHYVIKRLARADELLTPDVLVQMRQLAEGMRGRRYDLAFEWNDQRLYCSELVWKLYERSLGLRLGELQRIRDFDLSSPVVKAKMRERYGQAIPLDETVVSPVAIFESPLLITVAQH; this is encoded by the coding sequence ATGCGCTTTTCACTTTTTCTCGTCTTCAGCCTGTTTGCCGGCCTGGCCCAGGCGGTGCCGCTGCCCGAGGTGCACGAGGGCGACATCATCTTCCACCAATCGCGCTCGGCGCAGAGCCTGGCGGTGCAGCAGGCCACCCACTCGCGCTACAGCCACATGGGGCTGGTGCTGGCGCGCAACGGCACGCTGCAGGTGTTCGAGGCGGGGGCGAAGGTGCAGTACGTGCCGCTGCAGCACTGGATCGCCCGGGGCGAGGGTGGGCACTACGTGATCAAGCGGCTGGCCCGTGCCGATGAGCTGCTGACCCCTGACGTGCTGGTGCAGATGCGCCAGTTGGCGGAGGGCATGCGCGGGCGTCGCTATGACCTGGCCTTCGAGTGGAATGACCAGCGCCTGTATTGCTCGGAGCTGGTGTGGAAGCTCTACGAGCGCAGCCTCGGCCTGCGCCTGGGCGAGCTGCAGCGCATCCGCGATTTCGACCTGAGTTCGCCGGTGGTAAAGGCGAAGATGCGCGAGCGCTACGGCCAGGCCATCCCGCTGGACGAGACCGTGGTATCGCCGGTGGCGATCTTCGAGTCGCCCCTGCTGATCACCGTGGCGCAGCACTGA
- the rtcR gene encoding RNA repair transcriptional activator RtcR — MARKTVAIGFIGATLDRMGKGAERWNKWRPSVGLCQQPDLLLDRLELIHGSDARDLGLAQRIKGDVEQVSPQTEVVLHEMPLHNPWDFEEVYAALHDFASAYRFDTEREDYLVHITTGTHVAQICWFLLTEARYLPARLVQTSPARRRDEDRHAIGTHSLIDLDLSRYDHIASRFQREMLESLALLKSGIATRNAAFNRSIEQIERVALRSRAPMLLVGPTGAGKSFLARRIFELKDARHQIKGRFVEVNCATLRGDGAMSALFGHIKGAFTGAQNARDGLLRAADGGMLFLDEIGELGLDEQAMLLKAIEEKRFFPMGSDREVESDFLLIAGTHRDLRTRVTEGLFREDLYARINLWTFELPGLAGRREDIEPNIDFELERHAREQGRMVRFNVEARRRYLAFACSGEARWAGNFRELSASITRMATLADSGRIDEVLVQEEIDRLRYAWGAQGQADDGLAALLGERVVELDRFDRLQLAAVVAVCREASSLSEAGRLLYDVSRQAKAQPNDADRLRKYLARFGLEWKDLAAG, encoded by the coding sequence ATGGCGCGCAAGACCGTCGCCATCGGCTTTATCGGCGCCACCCTGGACCGCATGGGCAAGGGCGCCGAGCGCTGGAACAAGTGGCGCCCCAGCGTCGGCCTGTGCCAGCAGCCGGATCTGCTGCTGGACCGCCTGGAGCTGATCCACGGCAGCGATGCCCGCGACCTAGGGCTGGCCCAGCGCATCAAGGGCGATGTGGAGCAGGTGTCGCCGCAGACCGAGGTGGTGCTGCACGAGATGCCGCTGCACAACCCCTGGGACTTCGAGGAGGTGTATGCGGCGCTGCACGACTTCGCCAGTGCCTACCGCTTCGATACCGAGCGCGAGGACTACCTGGTGCACATCACCACCGGGACCCACGTAGCGCAGATCTGCTGGTTCCTGCTCACCGAGGCGCGTTACCTGCCGGCGCGCCTGGTGCAGACCTCGCCGGCCCGCCGCCGCGACGAGGATCGCCACGCCATCGGTACCCACTCGCTGATCGACCTCGACCTGTCGCGCTACGACCATATCGCCTCGCGCTTTCAGCGCGAGATGCTGGAGAGCCTGGCGCTGCTGAAGTCCGGCATCGCCACGCGCAACGCGGCGTTCAACCGCAGCATCGAGCAGATCGAGCGGGTGGCGCTGCGTTCCCGCGCGCCCATGCTGCTGGTGGGGCCGACCGGGGCGGGCAAGTCGTTCCTGGCGCGGCGCATCTTCGAGCTGAAGGATGCGCGCCACCAGATCAAGGGCCGCTTCGTCGAGGTGAACTGCGCGACCCTGCGCGGCGACGGCGCGATGTCGGCGCTGTTCGGCCATATCAAGGGCGCCTTCACCGGCGCGCAGAACGCCCGCGATGGCCTGCTGCGCGCGGCGGACGGCGGCATGCTGTTCCTCGACGAGATCGGCGAGCTGGGCCTCGACGAGCAGGCCATGTTGCTCAAGGCCATCGAGGAGAAGCGCTTCTTCCCCATGGGCTCGGACCGTGAGGTGGAAAGCGATTTCCTGCTGATCGCCGGCACCCACCGCGACCTGCGCACGCGGGTGACCGAGGGGCTGTTCCGCGAAGACCTCTATGCCCGTATCAACCTCTGGACCTTCGAACTGCCGGGCCTGGCCGGGCGCCGCGAGGACATCGAGCCGAACATCGATTTCGAACTGGAACGCCACGCCCGCGAGCAGGGGCGCATGGTGCGCTTCAACGTCGAGGCGCGGCGCCGCTACCTGGCCTTCGCCTGTTCGGGGGAAGCGCGCTGGGCGGGCAACTTCCGCGAGCTGTCGGCCTCGATCACGCGCATGGCGACCCTGGCCGACAGCGGCCGCATCGACGAGGTGTTGGTGCAGGAGGAGATCGACCGCCTGCGCTACGCCTGGGGCGCCCAGGGGCAGGCGGATGATGGCCTGGCGGCGCTGCTCGGCGAGCGGGTGGTGGAGCTGGACCGCTTCGACCGCCTGCAGCTGGCGGCGGTGGTCGCGGTGTGCCGCGAGGCGAGCAGCCTGTCCGAGGCGGGGCGGCTGCTCTATGACGTCTCGCGCCAGGCCAAGGCGCAGCCCAATGATGCCGACCGGCTGCGCAAGTACCTGGCGCGGTTCGGCCTGGAGTGGAAGGACCTGGCCGCCGGGTAG
- a CDS encoding NADAR family protein — MNLPHSVEQLRERCAAGESFDYLYFWGHSSAPGAPLGKACFSQWFKSPFTLDGVRYATAEHWMMAGKARLFGDEQALERILAARTPADAKALGREVRGFDDARWRTHSFDLVVEGNLGKFEQNPDMQRVLLGTGTKVLVEASPVDPVWGIGLAEADAAAREPATWRGLNLLGFALMQVRERLGGQA, encoded by the coding sequence ATGAACCTCCCTCACTCCGTCGAGCAACTGCGCGAGCGCTGCGCGGCGGGAGAATCCTTCGATTACCTGTACTTCTGGGGCCACAGCAGCGCCCCCGGCGCGCCGCTGGGCAAGGCCTGTTTCAGCCAGTGGTTCAAGTCGCCCTTCACCCTGGATGGCGTGCGCTACGCCACCGCCGAGCACTGGATGATGGCCGGCAAGGCACGCCTGTTCGGGGATGAGCAGGCGCTGGAGCGCATCCTCGCCGCCCGTACGCCGGCCGATGCCAAGGCGCTCGGTCGCGAGGTCCGTGGTTTCGATGACGCCCGCTGGCGGACCCACAGCTTCGACCTGGTGGTAGAGGGCAATCTCGGCAAGTTCGAGCAGAACCCCGACATGCAACGGGTGCTGCTGGGCACCGGCACCAAGGTGCTGGTGGAGGCCAGCCCGGTGGACCCGGTCTGGGGCATCGGCCTGGCCGAGGCGGACGCGGCGGCGCGTGAGCCTGCCACCTGGCGTGGCCTCAACCTGCTGGGCTTCGCCTTGATGCAGGTGCGTGAGCGATTGGGAGGGCAGGCCTGA
- a CDS encoding SMI1/KNR4 family protein, which yields MFTDDELQRLRRHGLVPFAGRIIHEARPPITDAELAEVEQRLGRPLPPTLVRLWRVAFGGRLDYDVQVDYQGHLHPFSLSELFFPGSDGYHDLWGWVEHEEEGAREFAEDDGREWDGRLAFLPVGGFEYLERIYVRIEPGDNFGAVYAWSKGLPPAWPMRLHEDSFARVADDLEGLFAQLVYYSDPFAEGADGTGLELDEALDPLAAEDAGLAQRLRAGMSAQVQDWRGALEDGRLLAAPALQRLALEHAVEAGDEALLTRLADAGVDLGQLIRGGANAPVYARLLKREAVVAWFAGRGIAERYLDQ from the coding sequence ATGTTCACCGACGACGAACTGCAACGCCTGCGCCGGCACGGATTGGTGCCTTTCGCCGGGCGCATCATTCACGAGGCCCGGCCGCCGATCACCGATGCCGAGCTGGCCGAGGTGGAGCAGCGCCTGGGGCGCCCGCTGCCGCCGACCCTGGTGCGGCTGTGGCGTGTCGCCTTCGGTGGCCGCCTCGATTACGACGTCCAGGTGGACTACCAGGGCCATCTGCATCCCTTCTCCCTGAGCGAGCTGTTCTTCCCCGGCAGTGACGGCTACCACGACCTGTGGGGCTGGGTCGAGCACGAGGAGGAGGGCGCTCGGGAGTTCGCCGAGGACGACGGCCGTGAGTGGGATGGGCGCCTGGCGTTCCTGCCCGTGGGCGGCTTCGAGTACCTGGAGCGCATCTATGTCCGCATCGAGCCGGGTGACAATTTCGGCGCTGTCTATGCCTGGAGCAAGGGGCTGCCGCCGGCCTGGCCCATGCGCCTGCACGAGGATTCCTTCGCCCGGGTGGCGGACGATCTGGAAGGGCTGTTCGCCCAACTGGTGTATTACAGCGACCCCTTTGCCGAGGGCGCCGACGGTACCGGCCTGGAGCTGGACGAGGCGCTGGACCCGCTGGCCGCCGAGGATGCCGGGTTGGCGCAGCGGCTGCGGGCTGGGATGAGCGCCCAGGTGCAGGACTGGCGCGGTGCGCTGGAGGACGGCCGGCTACTGGCCGCGCCGGCCTTGCAGCGCCTCGCTCTGGAACACGCCGTGGAGGCCGGTGACGAAGCACTGCTGACGCGTCTGGCCGATGCGGGTGTGGACCTCGGGCAGCTGATCCGCGGTGGGGCGAATGCGCCGGTATACGCCCGCCTGCTCAAGCGCGAGGCCGTGGTGGCCTGGTTCGCTGGACGCGGCATCGCCGAGCGCTACCTCGATCAGTAG
- a CDS encoding Lon protease family protein, with translation MPDPLAASLRLAPDALTRPFDSKQFAFATTDDLEPFRGVLGQERAVEALQFGVAMPRPGYNVYVMGEPGTGRFSFVQRYLKAEGKRLETPMDWVYVNNFEEPREPRAVQLPPGEANAFITDIGQLVDNLLATFPAVFETPTFQQKKSAIDRAFNQRYDRALDVIERLALERDVALYRDSANIAFTPMKDGKALDEAEFAQLPEAERERFHEDISSLEERLNEELASLPQWKRESSNQLRQLNDETITQALQPLLCVLSEKYAENAGVVAYLQAMQVNLLKTVVDQMLDDKPDLQRREMLEEQYCPSLVVGHPASGGAPVVFESHPTYDNLFGRIEYGTDQGALYTSYRQLRPGALHRANGGFLVLEAEKLLSEPFVWDALKRALHSRQLKMESPLAELGRLATVTLTPQVIPLQLKVVIIGSRQLYYTLQDLDPDFQEMFRVLVDFDEEIPLSEETLEQFAQLLKTRTSEEGMAPLSAAAVARLATYSARLAENQKRLSAKIGDLFQLLSEADFVRQLAGEKVTDAEHIERALKSKATRTGRVSARILDDMLAGIILIDTDGAAVGKCNGLTVLEVGDSAFGVPARISATVYPGGSGIVDIEREVNLGQPIHSKGVMILTGYLGSRYAQEFPLEISASIALEQSYGYVDGDSASLGEVCTLISALSRTPLKQCFAITGSINQFGEVQAVGGVNEKIEGFFRLCEARGLTGEQGVIIPQANVATLMLDERVLQAVRAGRFHVYAVRQADEALSLLVGEAAGSPDDKGRFPKGSVNARVVERLREIAEMGMEEEEKPDAAKEAVAALEKAPAPAKPPRKGPKKEPGKKTPPEDKIQGPA, from the coding sequence ATGCCCGATCCCCTCGCCGCTTCCCTGCGCCTGGCGCCCGATGCGCTCACCCGCCCCTTCGACTCCAAGCAGTTCGCCTTCGCCACCACCGACGACCTCGAACCTTTCCGCGGCGTGCTCGGCCAGGAGCGCGCAGTGGAAGCCCTGCAGTTCGGCGTCGCCATGCCGCGCCCGGGTTACAACGTTTATGTGATGGGCGAGCCGGGTACCGGTCGTTTCTCCTTCGTGCAGCGCTACCTCAAGGCTGAAGGCAAGCGCCTGGAAACGCCGATGGACTGGGTCTACGTCAACAACTTCGAGGAGCCGCGCGAGCCCCGCGCCGTGCAGTTGCCACCGGGTGAGGCGAACGCCTTCATCACCGACATCGGCCAGCTTGTGGATAACCTGCTGGCGACCTTCCCGGCGGTGTTCGAGACGCCCACGTTCCAGCAGAAGAAGAGCGCGATCGACCGCGCCTTCAACCAGCGTTACGACCGTGCCCTGGATGTGATCGAGCGCCTGGCGCTGGAGAGGGACGTGGCGCTCTACCGCGACAGTGCCAATATCGCCTTCACCCCGATGAAGGATGGCAAGGCGCTGGACGAGGCCGAGTTCGCCCAACTGCCGGAAGCCGAGCGCGAACGCTTCCACGAGGATATCTCCAGCCTGGAGGAGCGCCTCAACGAGGAGCTGGCCAGCCTGCCGCAGTGGAAGCGCGAGTCCAGCAACCAACTGCGCCAGCTCAACGACGAGACCATCACCCAGGCCCTGCAGCCGCTGCTGTGCGTGCTCTCCGAGAAGTACGCGGAGAACGCTGGCGTGGTCGCCTACCTGCAGGCCATGCAGGTGAACCTGCTGAAGACCGTGGTCGACCAGATGCTCGACGACAAGCCGGACCTGCAGCGCCGCGAGATGCTCGAGGAGCAGTACTGCCCGAGCCTGGTGGTGGGCCATCCGGCCAGCGGCGGCGCGCCGGTGGTGTTCGAGTCGCACCCGACCTACGACAACCTGTTCGGCCGCATCGAGTACGGCACCGACCAGGGCGCCCTCTATACCAGCTACCGGCAGTTGCGCCCGGGTGCCCTGCACCGCGCCAACGGCGGCTTCCTGGTGCTGGAGGCGGAGAAGCTGCTGAGCGAGCCCTTCGTCTGGGACGCGCTCAAGCGCGCCCTGCACTCGCGCCAACTGAAGATGGAGTCGCCCCTGGCCGAGTTGGGCCGGCTGGCCACGGTGACCCTGACGCCCCAGGTGATCCCGCTGCAGCTGAAGGTGGTGATCATCGGTTCGCGCCAGCTGTATTACACGCTGCAGGACCTGGATCCGGACTTCCAGGAGATGTTCCGCGTGCTGGTGGACTTCGACGAGGAGATCCCGCTGTCTGAAGAGACCCTCGAACAGTTCGCCCAACTGCTCAAGACCCGTACCTCGGAGGAGGGCATGGCGCCGTTGAGCGCTGCCGCGGTGGCGCGCCTGGCCACCTACAGCGCGCGCCTGGCGGAGAACCAGAAGCGCCTCTCGGCGAAGATTGGCGACCTGTTCCAGCTGCTCAGCGAGGCGGACTTCGTGCGCCAGCTGGCCGGCGAGAAGGTGACCGATGCCGAGCACATCGAGCGTGCGCTGAAATCCAAGGCGACCCGCACCGGGCGCGTTTCGGCGCGCATCCTCGATGACATGCTGGCGGGCATCATCTTGATCGACACCGATGGCGCGGCGGTGGGCAAGTGCAACGGCCTCACGGTGCTGGAGGTGGGCGACTCGGCCTTCGGTGTTCCCGCCCGGATTTCCGCCACGGTGTACCCGGGCGGCTCGGGCATCGTCGACATCGAGCGCGAGGTCAACCTTGGCCAGCCCATCCACTCCAAGGGCGTGATGATCCTCACCGGTTACCTGGGCAGCCGTTATGCACAGGAGTTCCCGCTGGAGATTTCCGCGAGCATCGCCCTGGAGCAGTCCTACGGCTACGTCGATGGCGACAGCGCTTCCCTGGGCGAGGTCTGCACCCTGATCTCTGCCCTGTCGCGCACGCCGCTGAAACAGTGCTTCGCCATCACCGGCTCGATCAACCAGTTCGGCGAGGTGCAGGCAGTCGGCGGGGTCAACGAGAAGATCGAGGGCTTCTTCCGCCTCTGCGAGGCGCGTGGCCTGACGGGCGAACAAGGCGTGATCATCCCCCAGGCCAACGTCGCCACCCTGATGCTCGACGAGCGCGTGTTGCAGGCGGTGCGTGCCGGACGCTTCCATGTCTACGCGGTGCGCCAGGCCGACGAGGCGCTGAGCCTGCTGGTGGGCGAGGCGGCGGGCAGCCCGGACGACAAGGGCCGTTTCCCCAAGGGCAGCGTCAACGCCCGGGTGGTGGAGCGCCTGCGCGAGATCGCCGAGATGGGCATGGAGGAGGAAGAGAAACCCGATGCGGCCAAGGAAGCCGTCGCCGCGCTGGAGAAAGCGCCGGCGCCGGCCAAGCCTCCGCGCAAGGGACCGAAGAAGGAGCCCGGCAAGAAGACCCCGCCCGAGGACAAGATCCAGGGGCCGGCCTGA
- a CDS encoding PA4575 family protein, whose product MSRNLCLTRQCLGLVTRIECVILPLAGEKGLWTLICAAGISGAQPSALKAQGPFHGPFVAESVLSAIASCLAELGYCECADPMIWRIHVQGELRRLNGERRHSLGSFLFSPET is encoded by the coding sequence ATGTCCCGCAACCTCTGCCTTACCCGTCAATGCCTGGGGTTGGTTACGCGCATCGAGTGCGTGATCCTGCCACTGGCTGGAGAGAAGGGACTCTGGACGCTTATCTGCGCGGCCGGCATCTCCGGGGCGCAGCCCTCCGCGCTCAAGGCGCAGGGCCCATTCCACGGGCCTTTCGTCGCTGAATCGGTACTGTCTGCGATTGCCTCTTGCCTGGCCGAGCTGGGCTACTGCGAATGCGCGGACCCGATGATCTGGCGTATCCATGTGCAGGGTGAGTTGCGCCGGCTGAACGGCGAGCGGCGTCACAGCCTGGGCAGCTTCCTGTTCAGCCCGGAGACCTGA
- a CDS encoding TIGR00645 family protein: MERLLENTMYAARWLLAPIYFGLSLALLALSLKFFQEVYHVLPHVFEKTEAELILVLLSLIDMSLVGGLLVMVMISGYENFVSQLDIDEGKEKLSWLGKMDSGSLKMKVAASIVAISSIHLLRVFMDAQNIDNAKIMWYVILHMTFVISAFAMGYLDKMTKHDH, from the coding sequence ATGGAACGCTTATTGGAAAACACGATGTACGCGGCGCGCTGGCTGCTGGCGCCCATCTACTTCGGCCTGTCCCTGGCGCTGTTGGCGCTGTCGCTGAAGTTCTTCCAGGAGGTCTATCACGTCCTCCCGCATGTTTTCGAGAAAACCGAAGCCGAACTGATCCTGGTGCTGCTGTCGCTGATCGACATGTCGCTGGTGGGCGGCCTGCTGGTGATGGTGATGATCTCGGGCTACGAGAATTTCGTCTCCCAGCTGGATATCGATGAAGGCAAGGAGAAGCTCAGCTGGCTGGGCAAGATGGATTCCGGCTCGCTGAAGATGAAGGTGGCCGCGTCCATCGTGGCGATCTCGTCGATCCACCTGCTGCGAGTGTTCATGGATGCGCAGAACATCGATAACGCCAAGATCATGTGGTACGTGATCCTGCACATGACCTTCGTGATCTCGGCGTTCGCCATGGGTTACCTGGACAAGATGACCAAGCACGATCACTGA
- a CDS encoding DUF6482 family protein, with the protein MNLQTLSSEARAGHIEGLDLISMEGGIYLLQAHIDGRCHTLDDGRGHAMQLRSVEHARGLLHELPRLPFYLVHASVHDEMCGIAPDGRSALRVPLSMGSCR; encoded by the coding sequence ATGAACCTGCAGACCCTTTCCAGCGAAGCCCGTGCCGGGCATATCGAGGGGCTCGACCTCATCTCCATGGAAGGGGGCATCTACCTGTTGCAGGCGCATATCGATGGGCGCTGCCACACCCTGGACGATGGCCGTGGCCACGCGATGCAACTGCGCTCGGTGGAGCATGCGCGGGGGCTGTTGCACGAGCTGCCGCGCCTGCCTTTCTATCTGGTGCATGCGTCGGTGCACGACGAGATGTGCGGCATCGCCCCCGATGGGCGCAGCGCGTTGCGGGTGCCGCTGTCGATGGGCTCCTGCCGCTGA
- a CDS encoding FKBP-type peptidyl-prolyl cis-trans isomerase → MSELEFSTDETRVSYGIGRQLGDQIRDNPPPGVSIDAVVAGLRDAFAGIESRVDGNALSAAFKVIRERMQAEAQEKADAAAGEGRAYLVENAKREGVTQLPSGLQYEVLVAGEGAKPSAEDTVRTHYHGTLIDGTVFDSSYNRGEPAEFPVGGVIAGWVEALQLMNAGSKWRLHVPSELAYGAQGVGSIPPHSVLVFDVELLEIL, encoded by the coding sequence ATGTCCGAACTCGAATTTTCCACCGATGAAACCCGTGTCAGCTATGGCATCGGCCGCCAGCTGGGCGACCAGATCCGTGACAATCCCCCGCCCGGCGTGAGCATCGACGCCGTTGTCGCCGGCCTGCGCGATGCCTTCGCCGGCATCGAGAGCCGTGTGGATGGCAATGCCCTGTCCGCCGCCTTCAAGGTGATCCGCGAGCGTATGCAGGCTGAAGCCCAGGAGAAAGCCGATGCCGCCGCTGGCGAAGGTCGTGCCTACCTGGTGGAGAACGCCAAGCGTGAAGGCGTGACCCAGCTGCCGTCCGGCCTGCAGTACGAAGTACTGGTCGCGGGCGAGGGCGCCAAGCCTTCCGCCGAAGACACCGTGCGCACTCACTACCACGGCACCCTGATCGACGGCACCGTGTTCGACAGCTCCTACAACCGTGGCGAGCCGGCCGAATTCCCGGTGGGTGGCGTGATCGCCGGTTGGGTCGAGGCCCTGCAACTGATGAACGCCGGCAGCAAGTGGCGCCTGCACGTGCCCAGCGAGTTGGCCTATGGCGCCCAGGGCGTTGGCAGCATCCCGCCGCACAGCGTGCTGGTGTTCGACGTGGAGCTGCTGGAAATCCTCTGA